Proteins found in one Corynebacterium canis genomic segment:
- a CDS encoding DDE-type integrase/transposase/recombinase: MRGGRKLSPEQQADFDEFVKLEDHILELLAAAGYTQNAALKLLGLAKTTLYYRRHPRPKKPPQHPKAAPPKTISAPERQRIAALLRDGREQGLSVYKIFFSHVDSEEPLLGSLRTFYRVNNEIKTVPDPLRHGAPRAPQPPRIVTATRPGEVLCWDITWLPGSFMTKGFHLYTVLDLHSRKIVGHTVQLRQDKHIATDLIAQVIAAEQLNHAKVRVLHTDNGAVMTSTQMRQMLDANGVELSLIRPGVSNDNPFEESSHRTLKHHRYALTSYPNIKAAANTMASIIDAYNNHDPHSGLAGFTPQQVYTGEWKPLLKHRKAKEEIYYNTYPQRRPPRSMFQPPPATVGIKIGTPPPTPQNQVQ, encoded by the coding sequence ATGCGTGGTGGCCGGAAACTTTCCCCAGAGCAGCAAGCCGATTTCGATGAGTTCGTTAAGCTTGAAGACCATATTTTAGAGTTGCTTGCGGCGGCTGGCTATACCCAAAACGCGGCGTTGAAGCTGCTTGGGCTTGCGAAAACAACCCTGTATTACCGGCGGCATCCGCGGCCGAAGAAACCACCACAACACCCAAAGGCCGCGCCGCCGAAAACGATTAGCGCCCCGGAGCGTCAACGTATCGCCGCATTGCTTCGCGACGGTCGTGAGCAGGGATTATCGGTCTATAAAATCTTTTTCAGCCATGTCGATTCCGAGGAGCCCTTGCTCGGCTCATTGCGGACGTTTTACCGCGTGAACAATGAAATCAAAACGGTGCCAGACCCGCTGCGCCACGGCGCGCCACGGGCGCCGCAACCACCACGCATAGTGACCGCGACACGGCCCGGCGAAGTCCTGTGCTGGGATATCACCTGGCTCCCCGGATCCTTTATGACCAAGGGATTTCACCTCTACACCGTGCTGGACTTGCACTCCCGTAAAATCGTCGGCCACACCGTACAACTGCGCCAAGACAAACACATCGCCACCGACCTCATCGCCCAAGTCATCGCCGCCGAGCAGCTCAACCACGCCAAGGTCCGAGTCCTGCACACCGACAACGGTGCTGTCATGACCTCCACCCAAATGCGCCAAATGCTCGACGCTAACGGCGTAGAACTCTCACTCATCCGCCCCGGAGTATCCAACGACAACCCTTTCGAAGAATCCTCCCACCGCACACTCAAACACCACCGCTACGCCTTAACCAGCTACCCCAATATCAAGGCCGCCGCCAACACCATGGCCTCCATCATCGACGCCTACAACAACCACGACCCACACAGCGGCCTCGCCGGATTCACCCCACAACAGGTCTACACCGGCGAATGGAAACCACTACTCAAACACCGCAAAGCAAAGGAAGAAATCTACTACAACACCTACCCCCAACGACGCCCACCACGATCCATGTTCCAACCACCACCAGCCACCGTCGGCATCAAAATCGGAACACCACCACCAACCCCACAAAACCAAGTACAATAA
- a CDS encoding glycine betaine ABC transporter substrate-binding protein, translated as MRTKTMQVIALLMAMLVGLSGCGLRPSATTVPSISEGSLKPVSGAEGERLVVTSKSFTEQLILGKIAVLIGQASGFDVVDMTNVPGSQPVRNLMVSGQADVFFEYTGTAWLTYLGHETGIPDQHEQWQAVHDEDAQNGLTWGAAAPLNNTYAFAVRAEYADQHGIATLSDMAKVPAADRTLCVESEFNSRTDGLNPMLEVYGLPRGDSNGVPEGNISLMDTGTVYQATADGACDFGEVFTTDGRIQSLNLVVLEDDKQFFPAYNAAPVFGTEFLQRYPELEQRFAEVAVLLNDDTMRGLNYKVDVEGADPSQVAFEWMQEQGFIG; from the coding sequence ATGCGGACAAAAACGATGCAGGTCATCGCGCTACTCATGGCCATGCTTGTTGGCTTGAGCGGTTGTGGGCTGCGTCCATCAGCAACCACCGTGCCGTCGATAAGCGAAGGCAGCCTGAAGCCTGTCTCGGGCGCGGAGGGGGAGAGGCTCGTGGTGACGTCGAAAAGCTTTACCGAGCAGCTGATTTTAGGCAAGATCGCCGTGTTGATCGGGCAGGCGTCCGGCTTTGACGTGGTGGACATGACCAACGTCCCCGGTTCCCAACCCGTGCGTAACCTCATGGTTTCCGGGCAGGCCGATGTGTTCTTCGAATATACGGGCACCGCGTGGCTGACCTACCTTGGCCACGAAACCGGCATTCCGGACCAGCACGAGCAGTGGCAGGCGGTGCACGACGAGGATGCGCAGAACGGCCTGACCTGGGGCGCCGCCGCTCCGCTGAATAATACGTACGCTTTCGCGGTGCGCGCTGAGTACGCCGACCAACACGGCATCGCCACATTGTCGGACATGGCGAAGGTCCCCGCTGCGGATCGTACCCTGTGCGTGGAATCGGAATTCAATTCTCGAACAGACGGCCTCAACCCGATGCTGGAGGTTTACGGCTTGCCCAGGGGCGATAGCAACGGCGTGCCGGAAGGGAATATTTCGCTGATGGATACCGGCACCGTGTACCAAGCGACCGCCGATGGCGCCTGCGATTTCGGCGAGGTTTTCACTACCGACGGCCGTATCCAATCGCTGAACCTGGTGGTTTTGGAGGACGATAAGCAGTTTTTCCCCGCCTATAACGCCGCCCCCGTGTTTGGCACAGAGTTTCTGCAACGGTATCCAGAGCTAGAACAACGTTTTGCGGAAGTTGCGGTTTTGCTTAACGACGACACTATGCGCGGCCTTAACTATAAAGTCGACGTTGAAGGCGCTGACCCTAGCCAGGTTGCCTTTGAATGGATGCAGGAGCAGGGATTTATTGGATAA
- a CDS encoding MBL fold metallo-hydrolase: MEIQGFAAGPFKTNCYLIVNEGHVVIIDPGMYSEERISKIVADQGLVVDKVLLTHGHIDHTRNAAVGRKFGVPVFIHEDDAFMIMNPDVGVAPHTAMLFDAANMPPVQDLRFYGDGDVIDVVGSEYAVRHAPGHSPGSVMLEGDEVCFTGDVVFQGSVGRTDILHSDPEAMRRTLAGPVLALPDALHLLPGHGPVTTMRAERARNPYLQGLVV, translated from the coding sequence ATGGAGATTCAGGGCTTTGCCGCCGGGCCGTTTAAGACTAATTGTTATCTGATTGTCAATGAGGGGCACGTGGTCATCATCGACCCCGGCATGTATTCGGAGGAGCGCATCAGCAAGATTGTCGCTGATCAGGGGCTTGTGGTTGATAAGGTGTTGCTCACGCACGGGCATATCGACCACACGCGTAACGCCGCCGTAGGACGTAAGTTCGGTGTGCCGGTGTTTATTCATGAGGATGACGCCTTTATGATTATGAACCCCGACGTCGGCGTCGCCCCGCACACCGCAATGCTTTTCGACGCCGCGAACATGCCGCCCGTGCAAGACTTACGCTTCTACGGCGACGGCGATGTTATCGATGTGGTGGGTTCGGAATACGCCGTTCGGCATGCGCCGGGGCATTCGCCGGGCAGCGTCATGTTGGAGGGCGACGAGGTCTGTTTCACCGGCGATGTGGTGTTCCAGGGCTCGGTGGGCCGGACGGATATTTTGCATTCGGATCCGGAGGCGATGCGCCGTACGCTGGCGGGACCGGTGTTGGCGTTGCCGGACGCGTTGCATCTGTTGCCAGGTCACGGGCCCGTGACCACGATGCGTGCGGAGCGGGCGCGGAATCCGTATCTGCAGGGTTTGGTCGTATAA
- a CDS encoding transposase, with amino-acid sequence MSVQIPPVDPDRTFTAEQRREIVLAHAETKHGLKGEFLRAAGVTPRQLYLWRRQLAAGTLDIGLTPRENIPMSDENIVEFSRLTQRNQELEALNAELGAERAKLETERAKWETARAKWETRHAKLEARIAELEKVVADKDAATTAHAKAVEAMGKAIAAMQKYTDR; translated from the coding sequence ATGTCTGTACAGATCCCTCCGGTAGATCCGGACCGGACGTTTACTGCGGAGCAGCGCCGGGAGATCGTGTTGGCCCATGCGGAGACCAAGCATGGTCTGAAGGGAGAGTTCCTCCGGGCGGCCGGGGTGACGCCGAGGCAGTTGTATTTGTGGCGGCGGCAGCTTGCGGCGGGCACGCTCGACATCGGGTTAACACCGCGAGAAAATATTCCTATGAGTGATGAAAATATCGTGGAGTTTTCTCGGCTGACACAGCGCAATCAGGAGTTGGAGGCGCTTAACGCCGAGCTGGGGGCGGAGCGTGCGAAGCTGGAGACCGAGCGCGCGAAGTGGGAGACTGCGCGCGCGAAGTGGGAAACACGTCACGCCAAATTGGAGGCGCGGATCGCTGAATTGGAAAAGGTGGTTGCGGATAAGGATGCTGCCACCACTGCGCATGCCAAGGCGGTGGAGGCGATGGGAAAAGCTATCGCCGCCATGCAAAAATATACCGATCGTTGA
- a CDS encoding TetR/AcrR family transcriptional regulator — MRSDARARRQRIIEAACEIFRTQPDNAPLENIAEHAGVGIATLYRNFPDRAALIHACAIHMFEQVLALQEEVLAGIDAAPERHWFRYVDAFITLGVGPLAAAFAPDNLNELPCELAELRARASHNGEAIIDAAKRHRLVAGDVSHETFIVGLLVVARPPVPGVLTIRPNITTELVDLYLTGLKHGPQLR, encoded by the coding sequence GTGCGTTCCGACGCCCGCGCCCGCCGCCAGCGCATCATCGAGGCCGCTTGCGAGATTTTTCGCACCCAGCCGGACAATGCGCCGCTCGAAAACATTGCCGAACACGCCGGGGTGGGCATTGCCACGCTCTACCGCAATTTCCCCGACCGCGCGGCCCTGATCCACGCCTGCGCCATACACATGTTCGAGCAGGTTCTTGCGCTGCAAGAGGAGGTGCTGGCGGGTATCGACGCCGCGCCGGAACGCCACTGGTTCCGCTATGTGGACGCGTTTATCACCCTCGGCGTGGGCCCGCTCGCCGCCGCCTTCGCGCCCGATAACCTCAACGAACTCCCGTGCGAACTCGCCGAGCTGCGGGCGCGCGCTTCCCACAACGGCGAGGCGATTATCGACGCCGCGAAACGCCACCGGCTCGTCGCGGGCGACGTGAGCCACGAGACCTTTATCGTGGGGTTGCTGGTGGTGGCGCGGCCGCCGGTGCCGGGGGTGCTCACGATTCGCCCGAATATCACCACTGAGCTCGTGGATCTCTATCTCACCGGCCTCAAGCACGGCCCGCAGCTACGCTGA
- a CDS encoding peptidylprolyl isomerase codes for MSNKERRTEALRELERELKSRDRAEKTKPLGVVFASVAVILAIVGGIWWATTSGNSDDEETTASSSSTTSPAETALEPVSTKRPTALPETVTCTYNDAGDPAREVSKPPTENVSTQGTVEVELDTSAGKIGMKLDRSVSPCTVNAIEHLAKEKYYDDTICHRLTSSGLHVLQCGDPSGTGSGGPGFQFANEHPTDSATQSATVNYGRGTIAMANAGKDTNGSQFFLNYGDSPLPTDYTYFGQINEEGLKTLDKIAETGVKDGAPDGAPAEEVKIKTASVK; via the coding sequence GTGAGCAATAAGGAACGCCGCACAGAAGCACTGCGCGAGCTTGAACGAGAATTAAAGTCCCGCGACCGCGCCGAAAAAACCAAACCACTCGGGGTAGTTTTCGCTTCCGTGGCGGTCATCCTGGCAATCGTCGGCGGCATCTGGTGGGCCACCACCAGCGGAAACAGCGACGACGAAGAAACCACCGCCAGCTCCAGCAGCACCACCTCCCCCGCGGAAACCGCCCTGGAACCCGTATCCACAAAACGGCCCACCGCGCTGCCCGAAACCGTCACCTGCACCTATAACGACGCCGGCGACCCCGCACGGGAAGTAAGCAAACCGCCGACGGAAAACGTGTCCACCCAAGGGACCGTGGAGGTGGAATTGGACACCAGCGCAGGCAAAATCGGCATGAAGCTGGATCGGTCCGTATCCCCCTGCACGGTGAACGCCATCGAGCACTTGGCTAAAGAAAAATACTACGATGACACGATCTGCCACCGCCTGACCAGCTCCGGGCTGCACGTGCTGCAATGCGGCGACCCGAGCGGCACCGGATCGGGCGGACCCGGATTCCAATTTGCCAACGAACACCCGACCGACAGCGCCACGCAATCCGCAACCGTCAACTACGGCCGCGGGACGATCGCCATGGCCAACGCCGGCAAAGACACCAATGGTTCGCAGTTCTTCCTGAACTACGGGGACTCCCCGCTGCCGACCGACTACACCTACTTCGGGCAAATCAATGAGGAAGGCCTGAAAACCCTGGATAAAATCGCCGAAACCGGCGTAAAGGACGGGGCACCGGATGGCGCGCCCGCCGAAGAAGTAAAGATCAAGACGGCCTCGGTCAAGTAG
- the hisS gene encoding histidine--tRNA ligase — MTTSKKLQSFTAPKGVPDYVPPASSEFLAVRDRFTGHAHAAGYEHIELPIFEDTALFARGVGESTDVVSKEMYTFADRGERSVTLRPEGTAGVMRAVIEHGLDRGALPVKLAYSGPFFRYERPQAGRYRQLQQVGVEAIGVDDPALDAEVIALADRCFASVGLTQYRLELTSLGDATCRPAYREKLQEFLFALPLDEETRRRAEINPLRVLDDKRPAVREMTADAPLMLDYLSPETREHFETVTGLLTDLGVAFEINPRMVRGLDYYTKTCFEFVHDGLGAQSGIGGGGRYDGLMSQLGGQDLSGIGFGLGVDRTLLAMQAEGVSASAGRRVDVYGVALGAAAKREMVRLVDQLRAASVSADMSYGDRGLKGAMKGADRAGAQFALVLGDRELEAGEVAVKDLQAHEQTTVALADVVRHLQARLERG, encoded by the coding sequence GTGACTACATCCAAGAAGCTGCAATCGTTCACTGCCCCCAAGGGGGTGCCGGACTATGTGCCCCCGGCATCGTCCGAGTTTTTAGCCGTGCGCGATAGGTTCACCGGTCACGCCCATGCCGCAGGCTATGAGCACATCGAATTGCCCATCTTCGAGGATACGGCGCTGTTCGCACGTGGTGTCGGTGAGTCGACGGACGTCGTCAGTAAAGAAATGTATACGTTTGCGGATCGCGGCGAGCGTTCTGTGACTCTGCGCCCCGAGGGGACGGCGGGCGTGATGCGCGCGGTAATCGAACACGGGCTCGACCGTGGGGCGCTCCCCGTCAAGCTCGCGTACTCCGGCCCGTTTTTCCGCTATGAGCGGCCGCAGGCGGGGCGGTACCGGCAATTGCAACAGGTCGGCGTGGAGGCCATCGGTGTGGACGATCCCGCGCTCGATGCGGAGGTGATCGCGCTGGCGGATCGTTGTTTCGCCTCGGTGGGGCTCACCCAATACCGCCTGGAGCTCACCAGTTTGGGCGATGCGACGTGCCGGCCGGCGTACCGCGAGAAGCTGCAGGAATTCCTGTTCGCATTGCCGCTGGATGAGGAAACCCGCCGCCGCGCGGAGATCAACCCGCTGCGCGTGCTGGACGATAAGCGCCCCGCGGTGCGCGAAATGACCGCCGATGCGCCATTGATGCTGGATTACCTGTCCCCGGAGACCCGCGAGCACTTTGAAACCGTCACCGGGTTGCTTACGGATCTCGGCGTGGCCTTTGAGATCAATCCGCGCATGGTGCGTGGTTTGGACTACTACACCAAGACCTGTTTCGAATTTGTGCACGATGGGCTGGGCGCGCAATCCGGCATTGGCGGCGGCGGCCGTTATGACGGTTTGATGTCCCAACTCGGCGGCCAGGACCTTTCCGGCATCGGGTTCGGCCTCGGCGTGGATCGCACATTGCTGGCGATGCAGGCGGAGGGGGTTTCGGCAAGCGCGGGTCGCCGGGTGGACGTGTACGGCGTGGCCTTGGGCGCGGCAGCCAAGCGCGAGATGGTGCGCCTGGTGGATCAATTGCGTGCCGCTTCCGTCTCGGCGGATATGTCCTATGGCGACCGCGGCTTAAAGGGCGCCATGAAGGGCGCGGACCGGGCGGGCGCGCAATTCGCACTGGTGCTCGGTGACCGCGAGCTGGAGGCCGGCGAGGTCGCGGTGAAAGACCTGCAGGCGCACGAGCAAACCACCGTCGCGCTGGCGGATGTGGTGCGCCACCTGCAGGCGCGCCTGGAGCGCGGCTAA
- a CDS encoding cupin domain-containing protein, with product MSHTSNLSESIVATDVYRDLPVVKDSTTSRVLVNNSLLRHVMFSMDTGQVLTEHSSPRAVIVNILAGKLAFTIDGVVHEVEAGDVIYLAPNERHAVEALDKTYMSLTLVVAEDGGDK from the coding sequence ATGTCGCATACCAGCAATTTGTCAGAATCTATTGTCGCTACGGATGTTTACCGTGATCTCCCCGTCGTGAAGGATTCCACGACATCGCGGGTGCTAGTAAATAATTCCTTGCTACGCCACGTGATGTTCTCCATGGATACTGGCCAGGTCTTAACTGAGCATTCCTCCCCTCGGGCTGTCATCGTCAATATTCTGGCAGGCAAACTCGCGTTCACTATTGACGGTGTTGTCCACGAGGTTGAAGCTGGCGATGTTATCTACTTAGCCCCCAATGAACGACACGCGGTTGAAGCACTCGACAAGACGTACATGTCGCTGACACTGGTTGTGGCCGAAGATGGCGGCGATAAGTAA
- a CDS encoding DEAD/DEAH box helicase — protein MNREQITALLHRADNVLAQAAEARDVWDRLYQTPVTVAEHPCLGAAHVLPPGVVHWHDVYLHAEMAHHTGVEDALQSFAEYSRQVAALRPKAAQATAGLFKRMFGMANVAEGHSAAAELAALLDAPAGQRVQPILEAARQALSYSNVQTTGYPELYTAFAARSLAQALGLRAATEESLDTVTVAGLRALARDVMQHPDSELRLRVEAEIALRELTEQRVTELLAGMPVDMLKQATKGQLRFAGLDTINVATVADVLTVPMSTLTAVRGIGEQTARRMKAAAQTLLNEAKSENSTRIGDVPSAPAMSLVRVLYRFGQLVELDPAERARKRRIIEYAQALPDVTPGPDPWRVMVPQGDTTFQTFLDDAAWALASPGLFQPRNVVDIGDGAWEDYLQRPAHYQGLLTTLLGLDIEVSDDLLDTSIIEQIRALRLDASLLRELHLRGYQSFGARFALVQKKTILGDEMGLGKTMQAIAMLAHLHAKGTSHSVVVCPASLVVNWVRELRAFSTLPVHVAHGVAKQDALGAWQSHGGVLICTYDGARTLEFAPPPQVIVADEAHYLKNPRTRRSVAVSELISAATHALLLTGTPLENRVSEFLTLVGYLQPDLVPSNTGSALGVRRAIAPAYLRRNQADVLDELPERLEHIDWVELNEDDREHYLAAVRSGNWMEIRRAPMLTPNAEPAKLERIRTIVEHATENGDRVLLFSYFLPVLERLADTFGDRVVGTITGQVAPAARQELVDALATAAPGSLLLAQITAAGVGLNIQAAAVVILVEPQVKPTLEDQAVARAHRMGQTRVVQVHRLVADDTADERMLEMLATKRSIFDAYARPSESAKVDDAVDITEGELAAKIIAAERARWHMDA, from the coding sequence ATGAACCGCGAGCAGATCACCGCCCTCTTGCACCGTGCCGACAACGTCCTCGCGCAGGCCGCGGAAGCCCGCGACGTTTGGGACAGGCTGTATCAGACGCCGGTGACAGTCGCGGAGCACCCCTGTCTAGGGGCGGCGCACGTCTTGCCGCCAGGGGTGGTGCACTGGCACGACGTGTACCTGCACGCGGAGATGGCGCACCACACGGGCGTGGAGGACGCGCTGCAATCCTTCGCCGAATATTCCCGACAGGTGGCGGCGTTGCGCCCGAAGGCAGCGCAGGCCACCGCCGGGTTATTCAAGCGTATGTTCGGCATGGCGAACGTCGCCGAAGGGCATTCCGCAGCCGCCGAATTAGCCGCGCTTCTCGACGCCCCGGCGGGCCAGCGCGTGCAGCCCATCCTCGAGGCCGCACGTCAAGCGCTCAGCTATTCGAATGTACAAACGACGGGCTACCCGGAGCTATACACTGCCTTTGCGGCGCGCAGCCTGGCCCAGGCATTAGGTTTGCGGGCGGCCACGGAAGAATCCCTAGATACCGTGACCGTGGCGGGGTTGCGGGCGTTGGCCCGGGACGTGATGCAACACCCCGATTCGGAGCTGCGGTTGCGCGTCGAAGCGGAGATCGCCCTGCGGGAGCTCACCGAGCAGCGGGTCACGGAATTGCTTGCGGGCATGCCGGTTGACATGCTGAAACAAGCCACGAAAGGGCAATTGCGCTTCGCCGGATTGGACACCATCAATGTGGCCACCGTGGCGGATGTGCTTACCGTGCCCATGAGCACGCTGACCGCCGTGCGGGGGATCGGGGAGCAGACCGCGCGCCGCATGAAGGCTGCCGCCCAGACCCTGTTGAACGAGGCGAAATCCGAAAACTCCACGCGCATCGGCGATGTGCCTTCCGCGCCGGCGATGAGCCTGGTGCGGGTGCTGTATCGCTTCGGTCAATTGGTCGAACTTGACCCCGCGGAGCGGGCGCGCAAGCGGCGTATTATCGAATACGCTCAGGCCTTGCCGGACGTCACGCCCGGCCCGGACCCATGGCGGGTGATGGTGCCGCAAGGCGATACTACGTTCCAAACCTTCCTCGATGATGCGGCCTGGGCGCTGGCCAGCCCGGGGTTGTTCCAACCGCGCAATGTGGTGGATATCGGCGATGGCGCCTGGGAAGATTACCTGCAGCGCCCCGCGCACTATCAGGGTTTGCTGACCACCCTGCTCGGCCTGGATATCGAGGTTTCCGATGATCTGCTCGATACCAGCATCATCGAACAAATCCGCGCATTGCGCCTGGATGCCTCGCTGCTGCGGGAATTGCACCTGCGCGGCTACCAATCCTTTGGCGCGCGCTTCGCCCTGGTGCAAAAGAAGACCATTTTGGGCGACGAGATGGGCCTGGGGAAAACCATGCAGGCCATTGCGATGCTGGCGCACCTGCACGCCAAGGGCACCTCGCACAGCGTGGTGGTGTGCCCGGCGTCCTTGGTGGTCAATTGGGTCCGCGAGCTGCGGGCGTTTAGCACCTTGCCGGTGCACGTTGCGCACGGGGTTGCTAAGCAGGATGCGCTGGGGGCGTGGCAGTCCCACGGCGGCGTATTGATATGTACGTACGATGGCGCCCGCACCTTGGAGTTCGCCCCGCCGCCGCAGGTGATCGTTGCCGACGAGGCGCATTACCTGAAGAACCCGCGCACGCGCCGCAGTGTCGCGGTGTCCGAATTGATCTCCGCCGCCACGCATGCGCTGCTGCTTACGGGCACGCCGCTGGAAAACCGGGTTTCGGAGTTTTTGACCCTGGTGGGTTACCTGCAGCCGGACCTTGTTCCCAGCAATACCGGCAGCGCGTTGGGGGTGCGGCGCGCCATCGCGCCAGCGTATTTGCGCCGAAATCAAGCCGACGTCCTTGATGAATTGCCCGAGCGGCTGGAGCATATCGACTGGGTGGAGCTCAACGAGGACGATCGCGAACACTACCTCGCAGCCGTGCGCAGCGGCAATTGGATGGAGATCCGCCGCGCCCCGATGCTTACCCCGAACGCGGAGCCCGCAAAGCTGGAACGCATCCGCACCATCGTGGAACACGCGACCGAAAACGGGGACCGGGTCTTGCTGTTTTCCTATTTCCTCCCGGTGCTGGAACGTCTCGCCGATACGTTCGGGGACCGCGTGGTGGGTACCATCACCGGCCAGGTCGCGCCCGCCGCCCGCCAGGAGCTGGTCGACGCGCTGGCCACCGCCGCGCCGGGCAGCCTGCTGCTGGCGCAGATCACCGCCGCCGGGGTGGGTCTAAACATTCAGGCCGCCGCCGTGGTGATTTTGGTGGAGCCGCAGGTAAAGCCCACGCTTGAGGATCAAGCCGTGGCCCGCGCCCACCGCATGGGCCAAACCCGCGTGGTGCAGGTCCACCGGCTGGTCGCCGACGATACCGCTGACGAACGCATGCTCGAGATGCTGGCCACCAAACGTAGCATCTTCGACGCCTACGCCCGCCCGAGCGAATCCGCCAAAGTTGATGACGCCGTGGACATTACGGAAGGGGAGTTGGCGGCCAAGATTATCGCCGCGGAGCGCGCGCGTTGGCATATGGACGCCTAA
- a CDS encoding MFS transporter, with amino-acid sequence MAKEDTALVVFVRKSTRFAPGEFALYSAMLLDAIGLGSYLSTSFLYFVTVWAIDGRDSGMILAAVGIVSLVCLAPGGKLADTFGPRRALWVTSGIRGVGFLLMTLAPNFTIGVVGGLIAGIVGRVAGPIAQSVVLTFSDAPERSTMLLANYRMLRNLGFGIGGMIAGITIGVGTPEAYRLLYFLSAGLFFIGLLILVLWLPKHSRDSAKAGEKKRDSGVKSRLPTQLVLLTVMNGALSLHTFIFTIIAPYWLAQQSLIPPWTASIVMVFNTFLVVILQRPLSRGTEVWRRASTYTMFSTLVIASGCVLPILAVQTARPLLATVLFLAGIILITVGAVLQTSGIYGMILPYVDGPEKTYRMAFFGFGFSVATIVGPVISGYVAPAGDIGWLYIAVYFLVVAFLIAIAVRWLRADVNFREEKVVDNS; translated from the coding sequence ATGGCTAAGGAGGATACAGCGTTGGTTGTTTTCGTGAGAAAATCAACGAGGTTTGCGCCGGGTGAATTTGCTCTGTATTCAGCGATGCTTTTGGATGCGATTGGTTTAGGCAGTTATCTCAGCACCTCCTTCCTCTATTTTGTTACCGTGTGGGCAATAGATGGCCGAGATTCAGGAATGATCCTCGCAGCTGTGGGCATTGTATCCCTCGTTTGTTTAGCGCCAGGTGGGAAGCTGGCGGATACTTTTGGTCCTCGCAGAGCCTTGTGGGTAACTAGCGGAATAAGGGGTGTCGGGTTCCTCTTGATGACCTTAGCTCCTAATTTCACTATCGGTGTTGTCGGTGGGCTTATTGCGGGAATAGTGGGACGTGTTGCTGGCCCTATAGCGCAATCTGTAGTTCTCACGTTCAGTGATGCGCCAGAGCGATCCACAATGTTATTGGCGAACTATCGGATGCTGAGGAATCTGGGGTTCGGTATTGGGGGGATGATTGCCGGAATTACCATTGGTGTTGGAACCCCCGAAGCCTATCGCCTGTTGTATTTTCTTTCCGCTGGTCTCTTTTTTATTGGATTACTCATTTTGGTCCTATGGCTGCCTAAACACTCGCGGGATAGCGCCAAGGCTGGGGAAAAGAAGCGCGATTCTGGGGTGAAATCACGGCTGCCAACTCAACTTGTTCTGCTTACCGTTATGAACGGAGCACTGTCATTACATACGTTTATTTTTACGATTATTGCTCCGTATTGGTTAGCGCAACAATCTTTGATCCCGCCGTGGACGGCAAGTATAGTGATGGTTTTTAACACCTTCTTGGTTGTTATCCTTCAACGCCCATTGTCTCGTGGGACTGAGGTGTGGCGCAGAGCTTCTACTTATACAATGTTTTCCACGCTCGTCATTGCTTCGGGTTGTGTTCTTCCTATTTTAGCTGTCCAGACTGCAAGACCTTTGTTAGCTACAGTTTTGTTTTTGGCGGGTATAATTCTTATAACCGTTGGTGCAGTATTACAGACCAGCGGGATATATGGCATGATCTTGCCTTATGTGGATGGGCCGGAAAAAACGTATCGGATGGCGTTCTTCGGGTTTGGCTTTAGCGTAGCTACCATTGTAGGGCCAGTCATTAGTGGCTATGTTGCTCCCGCCGGAGATATTGGTTGGTTGTATATTGCAGTTTATTTCCTTGTTGTTGCGTTTTTAATCGCAATTGCCGTTCGCTGGCTTCGAGCTGATGTGAATTTTAGGGAAGAAAAGGTTGTCGACAATTCTTAA